Proteins from a genomic interval of Paenibacillus lentus:
- a CDS encoding aminoglycoside N(3)-acetyltransferase, with protein sequence MTDPCYAQKPILTKEALKEQFCRCGLSSGQTIFVHTSLSKIGFVVGGAEILIRALLEIVGEEGTLMMPSQTWKNLDPATGVHWEVSPEHWPIIRKHWPAYDKEITPAIGMGVVAEMFRKWPGAVRSDHPARSVAAVGRHAEYLTKEHDLAQIFGKGSPVDKLYELDGHILLIGVGYDKNTSLHLAETRANFPTKRFTEESSAIMIDGKRKWVTYRTQAVDDGDFIELGQHYDRAHNVTIYKVGEAEVRFLRQRQLVDWAVQWMETHRREK encoded by the coding sequence GTGACAGACCCATGTTATGCGCAAAAACCGATCTTGACCAAAGAGGCACTGAAGGAGCAATTCTGCCGTTGCGGCCTGTCAAGCGGACAAACGATATTCGTGCACACTTCGTTAAGCAAGATCGGGTTCGTGGTTGGCGGAGCTGAGATCTTAATTCGCGCTTTACTTGAAATTGTCGGCGAGGAGGGGACATTAATGATGCCCTCTCAAACCTGGAAGAACCTTGACCCCGCTACAGGTGTCCATTGGGAGGTGTCTCCCGAACATTGGCCCATCATTCGCAAGCACTGGCCCGCCTACGATAAAGAAATTACGCCAGCCATCGGCATGGGCGTTGTGGCGGAGATGTTCCGGAAATGGCCCGGAGCTGTTAGATCCGACCATCCAGCTAGATCCGTAGCTGCCGTAGGCAGGCATGCGGAGTACCTTACGAAGGAGCATGATTTAGCTCAGATTTTCGGCAAAGGCTCACCAGTTGATAAGTTGTATGAGCTTGACGGGCACATCCTGCTCATTGGAGTCGGATACGACAAAAACACCTCGTTGCATTTAGCAGAGACGAGAGCTAATTTTCCCACAAAACGGTTTACAGAAGAAAGCAGTGCGATCATGATCGACGGAAAGAGAAAATGGGTGACCTACCGAACGCAAGCTGTAGATGACGGGGATTTCATCGAATTGGGTCAGCATTATGATCGAGCTCACAATGTGACGATTTACAAGGTTGGAGAGGCAGAAGTCCGCTTTCTGAGACAAAGACAGCTCGTAGACTGGGCGGTTCAATGGATGGAAACGCATCGGAGGGAGAAATAA
- a CDS encoding ABC transporter permease, translated as MLAYRVNYYTGILIYTLNIGVNYFTWKAIYGEGDSLGGFTAVQMTTYVAVSWMARAFYFNNLDREISTDIRDGSIAIQFIRPYNYVFVKMMQGLGEGMFRFLLFMIPGMAIAMLLFPVQLPTAPSAWAGFLVMLIFSFLINSQINVITGLSAFFIENNEGVMRMKRVLVDLFSGLIVPISLFPGWLSKVLEVLPFQAITYLPGSVFTGRVQGVGIWNVLGIQVFWFVALIIPMILLYRAARQRLFVQGG; from the coding sequence ATGCTTGCTTATCGAGTTAACTATTATACCGGCATTCTGATCTACACCCTCAATATCGGGGTCAATTATTTCACCTGGAAGGCCATTTATGGCGAAGGGGATTCCCTGGGCGGCTTTACCGCCGTGCAGATGACGACGTACGTCGCAGTGTCCTGGATGGCGAGGGCATTCTATTTCAACAATCTGGATCGGGAAATATCGACCGATATTCGGGACGGCAGCATTGCCATTCAATTTATACGTCCTTATAACTATGTGTTCGTCAAAATGATGCAGGGACTTGGGGAGGGCATGTTCCGCTTCCTGTTGTTCATGATTCCCGGCATGGCGATTGCCATGCTGCTGTTTCCGGTACAGCTGCCAACCGCTCCGTCGGCATGGGCAGGCTTTCTTGTCATGCTGATCTTCAGCTTCCTGATCAACTCGCAGATTAATGTCATTACGGGACTCTCGGCTTTCTTCATTGAGAATAACGAAGGCGTTATGCGGATGAAGCGTGTCCTGGTTGATCTCTTCTCTGGACTCATTGTACCGATCAGCTTGTTCCCGGGCTGGTTGTCCAAAGTGCTTGAGGTGCTGCCCTTTCAGGCGATCACCTATTTGCCGGGCTCCGTCTTTACGGGGAGGGTGCAGGGCGTCGGCATTTGGAACGTGCTGGGTATCCAGGTATTTTGGTTCGTGGCCTTGATCATCCCGATGATCCTGTTATACCGGGCGGCGCGTCAGCGACTGTTCGTGCAAGGAGGTTAA
- a CDS encoding ABC transporter permease, translating to MFYYLGLIVEYFKNYMKTRLTYRADFWVEVISDLLFQATNFIFILVVFMHTDSLGGWSQNEVIFVYGFFMVPYAVFSCFVNMWNFSERYIVKGEMDRVLTRPAHHLFQIFLENIDPPALIGAVVGMVIMVISGGQLGLPFEWWTIPALIVLTLSAVAIYTGIYTALTSLSFYSDAPTGILPLMFNIQNYGRYPVTIYNRTIQILLTWVIPFAFVGIYPAALFLQREEMTSMALLTPVMGAIFLTIGLLAWNMGVRRYKGAGS from the coding sequence ATATTTTATTATTTAGGATTAATTGTGGAATATTTTAAAAATTACATGAAAACCCGGCTCACCTATCGTGCCGACTTCTGGGTTGAGGTTATATCGGATCTGCTGTTCCAGGCGACGAACTTTATTTTTATATTAGTCGTGTTTATGCATACAGACAGCCTTGGGGGCTGGAGCCAAAACGAGGTTATATTCGTCTACGGCTTCTTCATGGTACCGTATGCCGTCTTCAGCTGCTTCGTCAACATGTGGAATTTCAGCGAGCGCTACATCGTCAAGGGAGAGATGGATCGCGTACTGACGCGTCCGGCGCATCATTTATTTCAAATTTTCTTGGAAAATATCGATCCGCCCGCGCTGATTGGCGCTGTCGTAGGTATGGTCATCATGGTGATCAGCGGCGGGCAGCTCGGACTGCCGTTCGAATGGTGGACGATCCCGGCGCTTATTGTTCTTACGCTTAGCGCGGTAGCGATTTATACAGGCATCTACACCGCGCTGACCTCGTTGTCATTCTATTCGGACGCACCGACTGGGATTCTTCCGCTCATGTTCAACATACAGAACTATGGGCGCTATCCGGTGACGATTTATAACCGGACGATTCAGATTCTTCTAACATGGGTCATCCCCTTCGCGTTTGTTGGCATCTACCCGGCTGCACTGTTCCTGCAGCGGGAAGAGATGACGAGCATGGCCCTGCTTACTCCGGTGATGGGGGCAATCTTCCTCACCATCGGCCTGTTGGCTTGGAACATGGGGGTTAGACGTTATAAAGGGGCAGGCTCCTAG
- a CDS encoding ASCH domain-containing protein has translation MQNHAEHDALPPKTCSIERLVTLPADVEKVLAGQKTATRRNGRYADVGEVMTLKGQDFVVEQVYTQTLGELTEEHAKQEGYASLEEYKQSILSIHPGMPWVPTMRVWVHEFNLVQK, from the coding sequence ATGCAAAATCACGCGGAACACGATGCATTGCCACCTAAGACATGTTCTATCGAACGGTTAGTCACTCTTCCAGCGGATGTGGAGAAGGTATTGGCAGGCCAGAAAACAGCAACCCGCCGTAACGGTCGGTATGCCGATGTTGGAGAAGTGATGACGCTGAAAGGTCAGGATTTTGTAGTTGAACAGGTCTATACCCAAACTCTGGGCGAACTAACGGAAGAGCATGCCAAACAGGAGGGATACGCCAGCCTGGAAGAATACAAGCAGTCGATCCTCTCCATTCATCCCGGGATGCCTTGGGTACCGACCATGCGCGTTTGGGTTCATGAGTTCAACCTTGTGCAGAAATAG
- a CDS encoding ABC transporter ATP-binding protein, whose amino-acid sequence MNAIEVQDLRKAFKIQKNREGLKGAFADLFKRQYQEVIAVKDITFAIPQGEICGYIGENGAGKSTTIKMLTGILVPTSGNLKVGGYVPYEERERFVQNIGVVFGQRSQLWWDIGVIESFQLLRKVYRVSEQDFKKRLDELVERLKLQDLLNRPVRKLSLGQRMRCELVAALLHNPSILFLDEPTIGLDIVVKSEIRDFLKDMNREHGTTILLTTHDLQDIEALCSRVIMLDDGRIIYDGGLEELKQRWGTGREVLFQFGRATKLETLRQWTTGLSVEWSAENDLNAKVWIPLELNVSDVLGRVVGQADITDIKIIETNTDEIVRSIYQSGSAEKTEGAGSSITDGEISHV is encoded by the coding sequence ATGAACGCGATTGAAGTGCAGGATTTGCGTAAAGCTTTCAAGATACAAAAAAACCGCGAAGGCCTCAAAGGGGCCTTCGCTGATTTATTCAAACGGCAATATCAGGAAGTCATTGCCGTTAAAGATATTACGTTTGCCATTCCGCAAGGCGAAATTTGCGGCTATATCGGAGAGAACGGTGCAGGCAAATCAACGACGATCAAAATGTTGACCGGCATATTGGTGCCTACTTCCGGGAATCTCAAGGTTGGGGGCTACGTTCCTTATGAGGAGCGGGAGCGCTTCGTGCAGAATATCGGTGTTGTATTCGGCCAGCGCAGTCAGCTATGGTGGGACATCGGTGTGATCGAGTCGTTCCAGCTGCTGCGGAAGGTGTATCGGGTCTCGGAGCAGGACTTTAAGAAGCGGCTGGACGAGCTCGTCGAACGCCTGAAGCTCCAGGATCTGCTGAATCGCCCGGTGCGCAAGCTCAGTCTGGGACAGCGCATGCGCTGCGAACTGGTGGCTGCGCTGCTGCATAACCCGTCGATCCTGTTTCTCGATGAGCCGACGATCGGGCTCGACATCGTGGTGAAGTCGGAAATACGCGATTTCCTCAAGGATATGAACCGTGAACACGGAACAACGATCCTGTTAACGACGCACGACCTGCAGGACATTGAGGCCCTCTGCTCTCGCGTCATCATGCTGGATGATGGCCGAATTATTTACGACGGCGGGTTGGAGGAGCTTAAGCAGCGCTGGGGAACGGGACGTGAGGTGTTGTTCCAATTTGGAAGAGCGACCAAGCTGGAGACATTAAGGCAATGGACTACGGGACTGTCCGTGGAATGGTCAGCCGAGAATGATCTGAATGCCAAGGTCTGGATTCCACTGGAGCTCAACGTATCCGACGTACTCGGACGCGTTGTGGGACAAGCCGATATTACGGATATCAAAATCATCGAGACGAACACCGACGAAATTGTCCGCAGCATCTATCAGTCCGGGTCAGCCGAGAAGACGGAAGGTGCAGGGAGCTCAATAACGGATGGAGAGATCAGTCATGTCTAA
- a CDS encoding S41 family peptidase, with product MKKRSIVWICIFMVLICTLSMLSGCTRLSAYRGSEDWGKMIRNNATGHRLVDKGEYDKAIEYLERAIEYAYKMEPALVDLDREIKLNEYMGAPFNNLGWAYNELEDYDKGLEYMEKSLLILPNGDWEYVNKGNALYGLNEFEAALESYDQALSMGNEKFAHYGKGRTLFDLERYEEALEQFDIYLSMDETDLDGFEGKIYTLLQLGRYEEANHLANDLIQQGPDNYEAYRIKADVIEDMGDLSLLEEHYRRMIERFPGHTEVYAQMIASYSMLGDIEQVKSSYDAAIQKDDSNVDIHIAMGDAHMGRAMYVQAAKYYDQAVQLQPQHEESSINKLRALYHGRRNYQCIAFGEEAGKQEVASSLIPWFTGQCHFDLEHYAEAIQAMERVIELDPSDDEAYATIAYSYFMLEEYDRAEEYCAKSLDLYSGNSMALYIQDLLQDSRSPLGERVKHFFQDNYLYITSNSDVDKILSKLDKPDLTTAEIAAVIERARYPRDMFTSVIYGDEYDRLTEGQEQDVIYEDQGTIAYFRIYEFNSNTDDRFIEYLDQIPNPGSKKLVIDLRGNTGGNMDSANNILDALLPECVTSMLIERDGYADSYYSNADYVAFQRIYVLVDGDTASASELLTMGLSTYLPVVTVIGQDTYGKGVGQRVFEDKTNKIMVIAVNHYWNVRQKNIMNSHISPDIYVKSSKLEDYLKVVKAGH from the coding sequence TTGAAGAAGAGAAGCATCGTCTGGATTTGTATCTTTATGGTTCTTATTTGCACGTTGAGCATGTTGAGCGGGTGTACTCGGCTGTCCGCTTACAGAGGTTCTGAGGACTGGGGGAAAATGATAAGAAATAATGCAACAGGGCATCGATTAGTGGATAAGGGGGAATATGATAAGGCGATCGAGTACTTGGAGAGGGCGATTGAATATGCTTATAAAATGGAGCCGGCTCTCGTCGACTTGGATCGTGAAATTAAGTTAAATGAGTATATGGGAGCTCCGTTTAACAATCTTGGCTGGGCCTATAATGAGTTGGAGGATTATGACAAGGGCCTGGAGTACATGGAGAAGTCGCTCCTCATTTTGCCGAATGGGGATTGGGAGTATGTGAATAAAGGAAATGCCTTATACGGTTTGAATGAATTTGAAGCAGCTTTGGAGAGCTATGATCAGGCTCTGTCGATGGGAAACGAGAAGTTTGCTCATTATGGCAAAGGCAGAACACTGTTTGACTTGGAGCGGTATGAAGAAGCATTGGAGCAATTTGATATTTATCTGAGTATGGATGAGACCGATTTGGATGGGTTCGAAGGAAAAATATACACCCTCCTCCAGCTGGGCCGGTATGAGGAAGCCAATCATTTGGCAAATGATCTCATTCAACAGGGACCGGATAATTATGAAGCATATCGCATAAAGGCTGACGTAATTGAAGATATGGGAGATCTAAGTCTTCTAGAAGAGCATTATAGGAGAATGATCGAAAGATTTCCTGGCCATACTGAAGTTTATGCGCAAATGATAGCATCTTACAGCATGCTGGGAGACATTGAACAGGTGAAGAGCAGCTATGATGCAGCCATTCAGAAGGATGATTCTAATGTGGATATACATATAGCCATGGGAGACGCTCATATGGGCAGGGCCATGTACGTCCAAGCGGCAAAATACTACGACCAGGCCGTACAGCTCCAGCCTCAGCATGAAGAGAGCAGTATCAATAAGTTAAGGGCATTGTACCATGGCCGCAGGAACTATCAGTGCATCGCCTTTGGCGAGGAAGCGGGAAAGCAAGAGGTGGCTTCTTCCCTTATTCCATGGTTCACGGGGCAATGCCACTTTGATTTAGAACATTATGCCGAGGCAATCCAGGCTATGGAGCGAGTGATTGAGCTGGACCCGAGTGATGACGAAGCCTATGCCACGATAGCGTATTCCTATTTTATGCTGGAGGAATACGACAGGGCGGAGGAGTATTGCGCGAAGAGTTTGGATTTATACTCCGGCAATTCCATGGCTTTATATATTCAAGACTTGTTGCAAGATAGCAGGAGTCCGCTTGGCGAGCGGGTTAAACATTTTTTCCAAGATAATTATTTGTACATAACTAGTAATTCTGACGTGGATAAGATCTTGTCCAAACTGGATAAGCCGGATTTGACGACGGCGGAAATAGCTGCGGTCATCGAGCGCGCGAGGTATCCGCGGGATATGTTCACTTCCGTAATCTACGGGGATGAATACGACAGGTTAACCGAGGGCCAAGAACAGGATGTAATTTATGAAGACCAAGGGACTATCGCTTATTTTCGCATTTACGAATTCAATTCCAATACGGACGACAGGTTCATTGAGTACCTTGATCAAATCCCAAATCCCGGGTCAAAAAAATTAGTCATTGATCTGCGGGGGAATACGGGCGGTAATATGGACAGCGCGAATAATATTTTGGATGCGCTGCTGCCCGAATGCGTGACAAGTATGCTGATCGAGCGGGATGGTTATGCGGACAGCTATTACTCGAATGCAGATTATGTAGCCTTCCAAAGAATATACGTTCTAGTGGATGGGGATACCGCGAGCGCCTCCGAATTATTGACGATGGGCTTGAGTACTTATTTGCCTGTTGTGACGGTTATAGGCCAAGACACTTACGGTAAAGGCGTCGGACAACGCGTGTTTGAGGATAAGACGAACAAAATTATGGTCATCGCAGTAAATCACTATTGGAACGTGAGACAGAAGAACATTATGAATTCTCACATCAGTCCTGACATTTATGTCAAGAGCTCCAAACTGGAGGACTATCTGAAGGTAGTTAAAGCGGGACATTAG
- a CDS encoding glycerophosphodiester phosphodiesterase family protein, with protein sequence MKFKKELRRVVIFLLIISAFLFLNNSSLLTKGRDGAPYLLAHRGLAQTFSMEGIEGDTCTATRIYEPEHPYLENTIPSMEAAFEAGAEIVELDIKPTKDGQFAVFHDWTMDCRTNVQGMVSDYTMTELKEIDIGYGYTADDGDTYPFRGKGIGLMPSLDEVLSYFPSGSFLLHIKSNDVAEGRQLAKFLADLPEARLEQLAVYGGDAPIAALQEELPGLRVMSKATLKSCLLSYEGIGWSGYLPSACKNTQLHIPEKFVPWLWGWPNKFLNRMDSVNTRVIIVAGSGEWSEGFDAAEDLTRLPKGYTGGIWTNRIDRIAPALRSHQPRDRASLEIR encoded by the coding sequence ATGAAATTCAAAAAAGAATTAAGACGCGTAGTCATTTTTCTGCTCATTATATCTGCCTTTCTCTTTTTAAATAACTCCTCTCTGCTGACGAAGGGGCGCGATGGAGCCCCCTATCTGCTGGCGCATCGCGGTCTGGCCCAGACATTCAGCATGGAAGGAATCGAAGGAGACACTTGCACAGCTACGCGAATTTACGAGCCTGAGCATCCTTATCTGGAGAATACGATTCCCTCGATGGAGGCCGCATTTGAGGCCGGGGCAGAAATTGTTGAGCTGGATATTAAGCCTACGAAGGACGGACAGTTTGCTGTTTTTCATGATTGGACGATGGACTGCCGAACAAATGTACAGGGCATGGTCAGCGATTATACGATGACTGAGCTCAAGGAGATCGATATTGGATACGGTTATACAGCGGATGATGGCGATACGTACCCTTTCCGCGGTAAAGGGATCGGACTGATGCCTTCGCTGGATGAGGTGCTGTCCTATTTTCCGAGTGGCTCCTTCCTCCTTCATATCAAAAGCAACGATGTCGCTGAAGGCCGTCAGCTTGCGAAATTTCTTGCAGATCTGCCGGAAGCACGCCTAGAGCAGCTAGCTGTTTATGGAGGAGACGCCCCTATAGCTGCTTTACAGGAAGAGCTGCCTGGGCTGAGAGTGATGTCGAAGGCTACGCTTAAGAGCTGCCTCCTGTCCTACGAGGGGATCGGTTGGAGCGGTTATTTGCCGTCGGCCTGCAAGAATACGCAGCTGCATATTCCCGAGAAGTTCGTCCCGTGGTTATGGGGATGGCCGAATAAATTTCTGAATCGCATGGATAGCGTCAACACTCGGGTCATTATCGTCGCAGGCAGCGGAGAGTGGTCGGAAGGATTTGATGCCGCAGAGGATTTAACAAGGCTTCCCAAAGGCTATACCGGCGGGATCTGGACGAACAGAATTGATCGGATCGCACCAGCCTTAAGATCGCACCAGCCTCGAGATCGCGCCAGCCTTGAAATAAGATGA
- a CDS encoding TIGR01777 family oxidoreductase — protein sequence MTGKIVLAGGTGFIGTYLSKKFQEHGYEIVHISRQPDHISWQNHKGIVQALEQASILINLAGKSVDCRYTQKNRKAIMDSRTETTQLLGAAVLACKQPPPLWINSSTATIYRHAEDRPMTEAGGEIGAGFSVEVAQAWEQAFFSFKLPATRQAALRISIVLGEHGGVMIPYKNLVRFGLGGVQGPGTQRFSWIHVEDIYGIITFLEARKDLSGVFNCASPNPVTNRELMSQLRQAMNRKFGLPSPKWLLELGAVMIQTETELILKSRWVIPERLMQEGYKFKFPELDQTLRHILHG from the coding sequence ATGACTGGAAAAATCGTGTTGGCTGGAGGAACTGGATTCATCGGCACCTACCTAAGTAAAAAATTTCAGGAGCATGGTTATGAAATCGTACATATCTCAAGACAGCCTGATCATATCTCATGGCAGAATCACAAAGGCATCGTTCAAGCATTAGAACAAGCGAGCATACTGATTAACCTGGCGGGCAAATCCGTCGATTGTCGCTATACTCAGAAGAACAGAAAAGCCATCATGGATTCCCGTACAGAGACGACACAGCTGTTAGGCGCCGCGGTGCTTGCTTGCAAGCAGCCGCCTCCGCTTTGGATCAACTCCAGCACAGCCACGATTTACAGGCATGCCGAAGATCGCCCTATGACAGAGGCTGGCGGCGAGATCGGAGCCGGCTTTTCCGTCGAGGTCGCTCAGGCATGGGAGCAAGCCTTTTTCTCCTTTAAATTGCCGGCAACGAGACAAGCGGCGCTCCGCATTTCTATTGTTCTTGGAGAACATGGGGGCGTGATGATTCCGTACAAAAACCTCGTTCGCTTTGGGCTTGGCGGTGTCCAAGGACCAGGAACCCAGCGATTTAGCTGGATCCATGTCGAGGACATTTATGGAATTATTACTTTCCTGGAGGCTAGGAAGGATCTGAGCGGCGTGTTCAATTGCGCTTCCCCGAACCCTGTCACGAACCGCGAGCTGATGAGCCAGCTGCGGCAAGCGATGAATCGCAAGTTCGGCCTGCCTTCACCGAAGTGGCTGCTAGAGCTCGGTGCCGTGATGATTCAAACGGAGACAGAACTGATTCTAAAAAGTCGCTGGGTAATTCCCGAGCGCTTGATGCAGGAAGGCTACAAGTTTAAGTTTCCAGAGCTGGATCAGACGCTTCGTCATATTTTGCATGGATAG
- a CDS encoding AraC family transcriptional regulator — MQLEGLLRMKDALERIEQKLEGRLNIEEIAKAACVSPFHFQRVFLILTGMTVAEYTRKRKLTLAAQELAMTSSKVIDVALKYGYDSPESFTKAFRKIHGVPPSEARNPGVSLKAFPRISFHLSLKGDQDMEYKILDKEAFNVIGKSIEVKCNDKGRISSFWQECHQNGVIERLRSLSNGGNFIGACMNMQPESGDFTYMIAAPTDLNTSAEGITLTTIPRSTWAVFNAVGPVPYAIQNVFERIFQEWFPATGYEVANAPELEIYSPGDTSAEDYLCEVWIPIIKK; from the coding sequence ATGCAATTGGAAGGGTTATTACGGATGAAGGATGCTTTGGAGCGGATTGAGCAGAAACTAGAGGGGCGGCTGAATATTGAGGAAATTGCTAAAGCAGCCTGCGTATCTCCATTTCATTTTCAACGCGTGTTCCTCATATTGACCGGCATGACCGTAGCCGAATATACACGCAAACGCAAACTGACCTTAGCCGCACAGGAGCTGGCAATGACTTCTTCAAAGGTCATTGATGTGGCACTGAAGTATGGCTACGATTCTCCCGAGTCCTTTACTAAAGCATTTCGTAAAATTCATGGCGTTCCGCCCTCGGAGGCTCGTAATCCAGGTGTCAGCCTAAAAGCCTTTCCGCGCATTTCCTTCCACCTATCACTGAAGGGAGATCAAGATATGGAATACAAAATCCTGGACAAGGAAGCTTTTAATGTCATAGGCAAGTCGATTGAAGTAAAATGTAATGACAAAGGACGGATTTCAAGCTTCTGGCAGGAGTGCCATCAGAATGGTGTGATAGAAAGGCTCAGATCCTTGAGTAACGGCGGTAATTTTATCGGAGCGTGCATGAACATGCAGCCGGAAAGTGGGGATTTTACCTATATGATCGCTGCCCCTACTGATCTAAATACTTCTGCTGAGGGAATTACTCTAACCACCATTCCTCGTTCCACTTGGGCGGTCTTCAACGCAGTCGGCCCCGTTCCGTATGCCATTCAAAATGTGTTTGAGCGGATATTCCAGGAATGGTTCCCGGCTACCGGCTATGAGGTCGCGAATGCGCCTGAATTGGAGATCTACTCCCCGGGTGATACGTCAGCTGAAGACTATCTATGTGAAGTCTGGATTCCTATTATCAAAAAATGA
- a CDS encoding GyrI-like domain-containing protein, whose translation MEQVNEAAVVTKQAFYAIGLRWEGTFVQAGEGSIRVIHQELQRRRGEISGIVDSSGYYGLSYHAYPGGSRFVHYAVFEVSDSGRDRVPDGMVIVEVPTMKYVKCEHRAEQDVSQSYSNIYTWIEEQGHKTPPEEGKELTHFEIYPGNQDPYSAHPEFTIMIPIMDE comes from the coding sequence ATGGAGCAGGTAAATGAAGCAGCAGTTGTTACAAAACAGGCTTTTTACGCGATTGGATTGCGTTGGGAGGGTACGTTTGTCCAAGCGGGCGAGGGGAGTATACGGGTAATTCATCAGGAGCTGCAGCGGCGACGCGGCGAGATCTCCGGCATCGTAGATTCTAGCGGTTACTACGGCTTATCTTATCATGCTTATCCGGGGGGAAGCCGGTTTGTGCATTATGCGGTATTTGAAGTCTCCGATTCCGGTAGAGATCGGGTTCCGGACGGCATGGTCATCGTAGAAGTTCCGACAATGAAATATGTCAAATGTGAACATCGTGCAGAGCAAGACGTCAGCCAATCCTACAGCAATATCTATACGTGGATCGAGGAGCAAGGACATAAGACGCCCCCGGAGGAAGGCAAGGAGCTCACGCATTTTGAAATATACCCGGGTAACCAGGATCCTTATAGCGCGCATCCCGAATTTACAATTATGATCCCTATTATGGACGAATAG
- a CDS encoding AAC(3) family N-acetyltransferase, whose product MHTKKSLMDQLESAGINRHGTVLMHSSMKSIGEVEGGADTVLDALSEYMKDGLLVLPTHTWSYINADNPKFYVATSEVCVGILPELFRKRPGVIRSLHPTHSVAALGKDAAEFTAGDERWDTPCHRESAWGRLLDRKATILLVGVDLRRNTFIHGIEEWVDIPGRMTDEHEQLYTVLPDGREVLVPSRRHCGLPWSEHFWKVEHVLEEQGALYRARLGDAEVLVCDTVKTTEILTDMLLKNPDLFSDNEPLAE is encoded by the coding sequence ATGCACACGAAGAAAAGTCTGATGGATCAGCTTGAAAGCGCTGGCATTAACCGGCATGGAACCGTGCTGATGCATTCATCTATGAAAAGTATTGGCGAAGTAGAGGGAGGGGCGGACACGGTTCTGGATGCCCTTTCGGAATATATGAAAGATGGGCTCTTAGTTTTGCCTACGCATACTTGGTCTTATATCAATGCGGATAATCCGAAATTTTATGTCGCGACATCAGAAGTATGTGTCGGTATCCTGCCGGAATTGTTCCGTAAACGACCAGGCGTTATCCGTTCCCTCCATCCTACGCATTCCGTAGCGGCTCTCGGGAAGGATGCGGCTGAGTTCACGGCTGGGGATGAGCGTTGGGATACGCCATGCCACCGGGAATCGGCTTGGGGCCGCCTGCTGGATCGAAAGGCGACCATTCTGCTCGTAGGCGTTGACCTGCGCAGAAATACGTTCATTCACGGAATCGAGGAATGGGTTGATATTCCAGGAAGAATGACGGATGAGCATGAGCAGCTGTATACAGTGCTTCCCGACGGCAGAGAGGTATTGGTTCCATCCCGTCGCCACTGCGGCTTGCCTTGGTCGGAGCATTTCTGGAAGGTTGAGCATGTACTCGAAGAACAGGGAGCGCTGTATCGCGCACGTCTAGGCGATGCCGAGGTGTTGGTTTGCGATACGGTGAAAACGACGGAAATTCTTACGGATATGCTGCTGAAGAATCCAGATTTGTTCTCGGATAACGAGCCTTTGGCTGAATAA